One window of the Pyrus communis chromosome 17, drPyrComm1.1, whole genome shotgun sequence genome contains the following:
- the LOC137722713 gene encoding uncharacterized protein, whose product MNSFTNTTNFDNLMLQTLMGRLQIRPPTNNSFLSQTLEDLLLDAANLTADDDDDDENKTQLAKEESRLEKDIIRVILSGKTDSLKPNSGQAVTIGEHHICVGFHEESGSDYRVWEWHGHIMLFDEENGYTPEYIYGNYFERLIGKARGSGGSGGGSVLVEEAKEEEEEEEAEDKEKVTTLGLRELIDGGDSGQGRILHRNINAGSTRIT is encoded by the exons ATGAACTCCTTCACCAACACCACCAATTTCGACAACCTCATGCTCCAAACCCTAATGGGCAGGCTCCAAATCCGACCCCCCACCAACAACTCCTTCCTCTCCCAAACCCTCGAGGATCTCCTCCTCGACGCTGCCAATCTCACCGCCGACGACGACGATGACGACGAGAACAAGACCCAGCTCGCCAAAGAAGAATCCCGCCTCGAGAAGGATATCATCCGGGTTATTCTCAGCGGCAAGACCGATTCCCTCAAGCCCAATTCTGGTCAGGCCGTCACCATTGGAGAGCATCACATTTGCGTGGGGTTTCATGAGGAATCGGGTTCGGACTATCGGGTTTGGGAGTGGCATGGGCACATCATGCTCTTTGATGAAGAGAACGGGTACACCCCTGAGTATATATATGGGAATTACTTTGAGAGGTTGATTGGTAAGGCTCGTGGAAGTGGTGGCAGCGGAGGTGGCAGTGTTCTTGTTGAGGAGGccaaggaggaagaggaagaggaagaggcgGAGGATAAAGAGAAAGTTACTACTTTGGGGCTCAGGGAGTTGATTGATGGCGGGGATTCGGGTCAGGGTCGAATTCTTCATCGGAATATCAATGCGGGTTCTACAAG GATTACCTAA
- the LOC137722349 gene encoding soluble inorganic pyrophosphatase 4-like, with translation MAPPIETVQKVQPPQNAIEPHVTYHHDHSSHPPLNERILSSMTRRSIAAHPWHDLEIGPGAPKIFNCVIEIPKGSKVKYELDKKTGLIKVDRILYSSVVYPHNYGFIPRTLCEDNDPLDVLIIMQEPVVPGCFLRAKAIGLMPMIDQGEKDDKIIAVCADDPEYRHYNDIKELPPHRLAEIRRFFEDYKKNENKEVAVDDFLPASTAFDAIQHSMNLYADYIVESLRR, from the exons ATGGCTCCACCGATTGAGACTGTTCAAAAAGTTCAGCCTCCACAAAATGCTATTGAACCCCATGTCACCTATCATCATGATCATTCCTCACATCCACCTCTAAATGAGAGGATACTTTCATCCATGACCAGGAGGTCTATCGCCGCCCACCCATGGCATGACCTTGAAATCG GACCTGGAGCTCCTAAGATTTTCAACTGT GTTATCGAAATTCCAAAAGGAAGCAAAGTGAAATATGAGCTTGACAAAAAAACTGGACTCATCAAG GTTGACCGCATACTGTACTCATCTGTTGTCTACCCCCATAACTATGGTTTCATCCCCCGTACTCTTTGTGAGGACAATGACCCCTTGGATGTCTTGATTATTATGCAG GAGCCAGTTGTTCCTGGATGCTTTCTTCGTGCCAAAGCTATTGGCCTGATGCCTATGATTGACCAG GGTGAGAAAGATGACAAGATCATTGCTGTTTGTGCTGATGATCCTGAGTACCGACACTACAATGACATCAAGGAGCTCCCACCTCACCGTTTGGCTGAAATCCGGCGCTTCTTTGAGgactacaagaaaaatgagaacAAAGAAGTTGCAGTTGACGACTTTCTCCCTGCATCTACTGCCTTTGACGCAATCCAGCATTCCAT GAACCTTTATGCAGACTACATTGTGGAGAGCCTCAGGCGGTAG